A genome region from Populus alba chromosome 5, ASM523922v2, whole genome shotgun sequence includes the following:
- the LOC118030418 gene encoding uncharacterized ATP-dependent helicase C29A10.10c isoform X2, protein MGSRGRPVFDLNEPPTEDDEIDHAVCLQPHKALPSANSHPSDMFVASMGPQGIKNNHAFSHASSISGFQPFIRPRVAFFPEVGFEQKMAEEHNPKLASPSKTITDDDKKDAQTLASGSGSGSAEIKVVEREEGEWSDAEDTANVCAGNSMHEKGKASQFQGMSEVEGTSVMVSMNVSSSVKVIDNTKAESCDRVSPGLDQGQNDYKNNGSRNSNGNANDDVCMDGQEEIASVPKQREVRGIEASHALKFSTNPGKRKIDQHKEAMLGKKRNRQTMLINIDEVKQAGIMKSSTPRRQPNVMRTVKEVRTVPQPAERSGERPGHPLKDQKQADLPCNDVGFSVESCTPKSESNGDINSAQPAKNRKVNGDSDFPVDTHLPPIQKQSTWKQPAESSWKHPADLRQPKNSQFSNRKPALINQGSMDSKLGNKKYLPVKKSTGASTPYQDTSVERLIREVTNEKFWHHPEDSELQCVPGRFESVEEYVRVFEPLLFEECRAQLYSTWEESAETNAHIMVRIKSIERRERGWYDVIVLPANECKWTFKEGDVAVLSTPRPGTVRSKRNNTSSSNEDDEEPDINGRVAGTVRRHIPLDSRDPPGAILHFFVGDSYDPHSKVDEDHILRKLQPRGTWYLTVLGSLATTQREYVALHAFCRLNLQMQAAILKPSSDHFPKYEQQTPAMPECFTQNFVDHLRRTFNGPQLAAIQWAATHTAAGTSSGVTKRQEPWPFTLVQGPPGTGKTHTVWGMLNVIHLVQYQHYYTSLLKKLAPQSYKQANESNSDNIALGSIDEVLHNMDQNLFRSLSKLCPKPRMLVCAPSNAATDELLARVLDRGFIDGEMKVYRPDVARVGVDSQSRAAQAVSVERRTEQLLIKSREEISKWMQELKIQEAYFSGQIADLQNKLNFAAVDGRSQGSVGVDPDVLMARDQNRDALLQNLAAAVESRDKVLVEISRLLILEPRFRAGSNFNLEEARASLEASFANEAEIVFTTVSSSGRKLFSRLTHGFDMVVIDEAAQASEVAVLPPLALGAARCVLVGDPQQLPATVISKAAGTLLYSRSLFERFQQAGCPTMLLSVQYRMHPQIRDFPSRYFYQGRLTDSESVATLPDETYYKDPLLRPYLFYDVTHGRESHRGGSVSYQNIHEAQFCLQLYEHLQKSIKSLGMGRITVGIITPYKLQLKCLQQEFSSVLKSEEGKDIYINTVDAFQGQERDVIIMSCVRASNHGVGFVADIRRMNVALTRAKRALWVMGNATSLVQSDDWSALVADAKARNCYMNMDSLPKDFFVLKGTQGKGSSNVRGLRLGGPRHRSLDMHMESRSGTPSEDDENSGASVISRNGSCGPFKPPMDNSLDDFDQSGDRSRDAWQYGIQKKQGSSAVVGKRGS, encoded by the exons ATGGGTTCCCGAGGAAGGCCAGTATTTGATCTTAATGAACCCCCAACTGAGGATGATGAGATTGATCATGCTGTATGCCTGCAGCCACACAAGGCACTTCCTTCTGCAAATTCCCATCCTTCTGACATGTTTGTAGCATCAATGGGTCCCcaaggaataaaaaacaaccatgcCTTTTCACACGCATCATCTATATCCGGTTTTCAGCCTTTTATTCGACCCAGGGTTGCTTTTTTCCCTGAAGTGGGTTTTGAACAGAAGATGGCTGAGGAACACAATCCCAAGTTAGCATCACCATCAAAAACAATTACTGATGATGATAAGAAAGATGCACAAACTCTAGCTTCTGGTTCTGGATCTGGTTCTGCAGAAATTAAAGTTGTGGAAAGAGAGGAAGGTGAGTGGTCTGACGCAGAGGACACTGCTAATGTGTGTGCTGGCAATAGTATGCATGAAAAGGGCAAAGCTTCTCAATTTCAAGGAATGTCTGAAGTAGAAGGTACTTCTGTTATGGTTTCCATGAATGTTTCTAGCAGTGTTAAGGTTATTGATAACACTAAGGCTGAAAGCTGTGACCGTGTTTCACCTGGTCTGGATCAGGGTCagaatgattataaaaataatggtaGTCGAAATTCAAATGGAAATGCTAATGATGATGTGTGTATGGATGGTCAGGAAGAAATTGCCTCAGTCCCTAAACAACGTGAAGTTAGAGGTATTGAAGCAAGTCATGCTCTTAAGTTTTCAACTAATCCGGGGAAGAGGAAGATAGACCAACACAAAGAAGCAATGTTGGGTAAAAAGCGTAATAGGCAGACCATGTTGATTAATATAGATGAAGTCAAGCAAGCTGGAATTATGAAAAGTTCAACACCAAGAAGGCAGCCAAACGTCATGCGTACCGTGAAGGAGGTTCGTACTGTTCCTCAACCTGCTGAACGATCTGGAGAAAGGCCTGGTCATCCTTTAAAGGATCAGAAACAAGCTGATCTGCCATGTAATGATGTTGGCTTTTCTGTGGAGTCTTGTACACCCAAATCTGAAAGTAATGGTGATATAAATTCTGCACAGCCAGCTAAGAATAGGAAAGTGAATGGTGACTCTGATTTTCCTGTAGACACACACCTGCCACCTATTCAGAAACAGAGTACATGGAAACAGCCTGCTGAGAGTTCGTGGAAGCATCCAGCTGATTTAAGACAGCCAAAAAACTCACAATTCTCTAACAGGAAGCCTGCTCTTATCAACCAAGGTTCCATGGATTCAAAGTTGGGAAACAAGAAATACCTTCCTGTGAAAAAGTCGACTGGAGCCAGTACACCCTATCAGGACACATCAGTGGAACGTCTAATACGGGAGGTGACTAATGAAAAATTTTGGCATCACCCAG AGGACTCTGAGCTCCAATGTGTTCCGGGTCGCTTTGAGTCTGTGGAAGAATATGTAAGAGTATTTGAGCCTCTTCTTTTTGAGGAATGCCGAGCTCAACTTTACAGCACATGGGAGGAGTCAGCTGAAACTAATGCACACATTATGGTTCGTATAAAGAGCATTGAAAGGCGGGAAAGAG GATGGTATGATGTCATTGTTCTTCCAGCAAATGAGTGCAAGTGGACATTCAAGGAGGGTGATGTTGCAGTTCTCTCAACTCCAAGGCCTGGAACAG TAAGATCCAAGAGGAACAACACCTCGTCATCaaatgaagatgatgaggaGCCTGATATCAATGGACGTGTGGCTGGTACTGTTAGAAGACACATCCCTTTGGATTCTCGTGATCCTCCTGGTGCaatccttcatttttttgttgGGGACTCTTATGATCCTCACAG CAAGGTTGATGAGGATCATATTTTGAGGAAACTTCAACCCAGAGGCACCTGGTATTTGACTGTCCTTGGTTCTCTTGCAACCACCCAGCGTGAGTATGTTGCGCTGCATGCATTTTGCCGTCTCAATTTACAG ATGCAAGCTGCAATCCTAAAGCCCAGTTCAGATCACTTCCCAAAATATGAGCAGCAGACCCCAGCCATGCCTGAATGCTTCACACAGAATTTTGTTGACCATTTGCGGAGGACATTCAATGGGCCACAGCTGGCTGCAATCCAATGGGCTGCCACGCATACTGCTGCGGGTACAAGTAGTGGGGTAACTAAGAGGCAAGAACCATGGCCCTTTACTCTTGTACAAGGACCTCCAGGGACAGGTAAGACGCATACTGTCTGGGGAATGCTAAACGTCATCCATCTGGTTCAGTATCAGCATTACTATACTTCTTTGCTTAAGAAACTGGCACCCCAGAGCTATAAACAAGCCAACGAAAGCAATTCTGACAATATTGCTTTGGGGTCAATTGATGAAGTTCTTCATAACATGGACCAGAATCTCTTCCGCTCCCTTTCAAAACTCTGTCCAAAGCCCAGGATGTTAGTTTGTGCTCCTTCTAATGCTGCAACTGATGAACTTCTTGCACGTGTTCTTGATCGTGGATTTATTGATGGTGAGATGAAAGTTTACCGGCCTGATGTGGCCAGAGTTGGGGTTGATTCGCAATCACGTGCTGCTCAGGCAGTTTCTGTTGAGCGGAGAACTGAGCAACTTTTAATCAAGAGCCGtgaagaaatttcaaaatgGATGCAAGAATTAAAAATCCAGGAAGCTTATTTCTCAGGACAAATTGCTGATCTTCAAAATAAGCTTAATTTTGCAGCCGTGGATGGTCGTTCCCAAGGATCTGTTGGTGTTGATCCTGATGTTCTTATGGCCAGGGACCAAAACCGAGATGCATTACTTCAGAACCTTGCGGCTGCTGTTGAAAGCAGGGATAAAGTTCTAGTTGAAATCTCTCGCCTTCTCATCTTAGAACCCAGGTTTCGTGCTGGTAGCAATTTTAATCTAGAAGAAGCCCGAGCTAGTCTCGAGGCAAGTTTTGCCAATGAGGCTGAGATTGTGTTCACTACTGTCTCAAGCAGTGGTCGCAAGTTGTTCTCTCGTCTTACTCATGGTTTTGATATGGTAGTTATTGATGAGGCTGCTCAAGCCAGCGAAGTTGCTGTTCTTCCTCCACTTGCACTTGGTGCTGCACGGTGTGTTCTTGTTGGCGATCCTCAGCAACTTCCTGCAACAGTTATCAGCAAGGCAGCTGGAACCTTGTTATACAGTAGAAGCCTTTTCGAAAGGTTTCAGCAAGCTGGATGCCCAACAATGTTATTATCCGTGCAATACAGGATGCATCCTCAAATCCGAGATTTCCCTTCACGGTACTTTTACCAAGGACGTCTCACTGACAGTGAAAGTGTTGCAACTTTACCAGATGAGACATACTACAAGGACCCTTTACTTAGACCTTATCTATTCTATGATGTTACTCATGGGCGGGAGTCACACAGAGGTGGATCGGTATCTTATCAGAACATACACGAAGCACAATTCTGTCTTCAGTTGTATGAGCATCTTCAGAAATCCATAAAATCCTTGGGCATGGGGAGAATCACGGTTGGCATAATCACTCCATATAAGCTGCAGTTAAAATGCCTCCAACAAGAGTTTTCATCTGTTTTAAAATCTGAAGAAGGGAaagatatctatattaataCTGTCGATGCTTTCCAAGGTCAGGAGCGTGATGTCATTATCATGTCTTGTGTCCGGGCCTCAAATCATGGTGTCGGTTTTGTAGCAGATATCCGCCGAATGAATGTTGCTCTTACACGTGCCAAGAGGGCTCTATGG GTCATGGGGAATGCTACTTCTCTCGTGCAATCAGATGACTGGTCTGCATTAGTTGCCGATGCTAAAGCAAGGAATTGTTACATGAATATGGACTCCCTCCccaaagatttttttgttttgaagggGACCCAGGGCAAAGGTTCTTCCAATGTAAGGGGTTTGAGGTTAGGTGGACCAAGACATAGATCTTTGGATATGCACATGGAATCCAGATCAGGGACACCATCAGAGGATGATGAGAATTCAGGTGCATCTGTGATTTCTAGGAATGGGAGTTGTGGTCCATTTAAGCCACCAATGGACAATTCGTTAGATGATTTTGATCAATCTGGTGATAGATCAAGAGATGCCTGGCAATATGGTATACAGAAGAAGCAAGGTTCCTCTGCAGTTGTAGGAAAGAGAGGCTCCTAG
- the LOC118030418 gene encoding probable helicase MAGATAMA 3 isoform X1 → MGSRGRPVFDLNEPPTEDDEIDHAVCLQPHKALPSANSHPSDMFVASMGPQGIKNNHAFSHASSISGFQPFIRPRVAFFPEVGFEQKMAEEHNPKLASPSKTITDDDKKDAQTLASGSGSGSAEIKVVEREEGEWSDAEDTANVCAGNSMHEKGKASQFQGMSEVEGTSVMVSMNVSSSVKVIDNTKAESCDRVSPGLDQGQNDYKNNGSRNSNGNANDDVCMDGQEEIASVPKQREVRGIEASHALKFSTNPGKRKIDQHKEAMLGKKRNRQTMLINIDEVKQAGIMKSSTPRRQPNVMRTVKEVRTVPQPAERSGERPGHPLKDQKQADLPCNDVGFSVESCTPKSESNGDINSAQPAKNRKVNGDSDFPVDTHLPPIQKQSTWKQPAESSWKHPADLRQPKNSQFSNRKPALINQGSMDSKLGNKKYLPVKKSTGASTPYQDTSVERLIREVTNEKFWHHPEDSELQCVPGRFESVEEYVRVFEPLLFEECRAQLYSTWEESAETNAHIMVRIKSIERRERGWYDVIVLPANECKWTFKEGDVAVLSTPRPGTAVRSKRNNTSSSNEDDEEPDINGRVAGTVRRHIPLDSRDPPGAILHFFVGDSYDPHSKVDEDHILRKLQPRGTWYLTVLGSLATTQREYVALHAFCRLNLQMQAAILKPSSDHFPKYEQQTPAMPECFTQNFVDHLRRTFNGPQLAAIQWAATHTAAGTSSGVTKRQEPWPFTLVQGPPGTGKTHTVWGMLNVIHLVQYQHYYTSLLKKLAPQSYKQANESNSDNIALGSIDEVLHNMDQNLFRSLSKLCPKPRMLVCAPSNAATDELLARVLDRGFIDGEMKVYRPDVARVGVDSQSRAAQAVSVERRTEQLLIKSREEISKWMQELKIQEAYFSGQIADLQNKLNFAAVDGRSQGSVGVDPDVLMARDQNRDALLQNLAAAVESRDKVLVEISRLLILEPRFRAGSNFNLEEARASLEASFANEAEIVFTTVSSSGRKLFSRLTHGFDMVVIDEAAQASEVAVLPPLALGAARCVLVGDPQQLPATVISKAAGTLLYSRSLFERFQQAGCPTMLLSVQYRMHPQIRDFPSRYFYQGRLTDSESVATLPDETYYKDPLLRPYLFYDVTHGRESHRGGSVSYQNIHEAQFCLQLYEHLQKSIKSLGMGRITVGIITPYKLQLKCLQQEFSSVLKSEEGKDIYINTVDAFQGQERDVIIMSCVRASNHGVGFVADIRRMNVALTRAKRALWVMGNATSLVQSDDWSALVADAKARNCYMNMDSLPKDFFVLKGTQGKGSSNVRGLRLGGPRHRSLDMHMESRSGTPSEDDENSGASVISRNGSCGPFKPPMDNSLDDFDQSGDRSRDAWQYGIQKKQGSSAVVGKRGS, encoded by the exons ATGGGTTCCCGAGGAAGGCCAGTATTTGATCTTAATGAACCCCCAACTGAGGATGATGAGATTGATCATGCTGTATGCCTGCAGCCACACAAGGCACTTCCTTCTGCAAATTCCCATCCTTCTGACATGTTTGTAGCATCAATGGGTCCCcaaggaataaaaaacaaccatgcCTTTTCACACGCATCATCTATATCCGGTTTTCAGCCTTTTATTCGACCCAGGGTTGCTTTTTTCCCTGAAGTGGGTTTTGAACAGAAGATGGCTGAGGAACACAATCCCAAGTTAGCATCACCATCAAAAACAATTACTGATGATGATAAGAAAGATGCACAAACTCTAGCTTCTGGTTCTGGATCTGGTTCTGCAGAAATTAAAGTTGTGGAAAGAGAGGAAGGTGAGTGGTCTGACGCAGAGGACACTGCTAATGTGTGTGCTGGCAATAGTATGCATGAAAAGGGCAAAGCTTCTCAATTTCAAGGAATGTCTGAAGTAGAAGGTACTTCTGTTATGGTTTCCATGAATGTTTCTAGCAGTGTTAAGGTTATTGATAACACTAAGGCTGAAAGCTGTGACCGTGTTTCACCTGGTCTGGATCAGGGTCagaatgattataaaaataatggtaGTCGAAATTCAAATGGAAATGCTAATGATGATGTGTGTATGGATGGTCAGGAAGAAATTGCCTCAGTCCCTAAACAACGTGAAGTTAGAGGTATTGAAGCAAGTCATGCTCTTAAGTTTTCAACTAATCCGGGGAAGAGGAAGATAGACCAACACAAAGAAGCAATGTTGGGTAAAAAGCGTAATAGGCAGACCATGTTGATTAATATAGATGAAGTCAAGCAAGCTGGAATTATGAAAAGTTCAACACCAAGAAGGCAGCCAAACGTCATGCGTACCGTGAAGGAGGTTCGTACTGTTCCTCAACCTGCTGAACGATCTGGAGAAAGGCCTGGTCATCCTTTAAAGGATCAGAAACAAGCTGATCTGCCATGTAATGATGTTGGCTTTTCTGTGGAGTCTTGTACACCCAAATCTGAAAGTAATGGTGATATAAATTCTGCACAGCCAGCTAAGAATAGGAAAGTGAATGGTGACTCTGATTTTCCTGTAGACACACACCTGCCACCTATTCAGAAACAGAGTACATGGAAACAGCCTGCTGAGAGTTCGTGGAAGCATCCAGCTGATTTAAGACAGCCAAAAAACTCACAATTCTCTAACAGGAAGCCTGCTCTTATCAACCAAGGTTCCATGGATTCAAAGTTGGGAAACAAGAAATACCTTCCTGTGAAAAAGTCGACTGGAGCCAGTACACCCTATCAGGACACATCAGTGGAACGTCTAATACGGGAGGTGACTAATGAAAAATTTTGGCATCACCCAG AGGACTCTGAGCTCCAATGTGTTCCGGGTCGCTTTGAGTCTGTGGAAGAATATGTAAGAGTATTTGAGCCTCTTCTTTTTGAGGAATGCCGAGCTCAACTTTACAGCACATGGGAGGAGTCAGCTGAAACTAATGCACACATTATGGTTCGTATAAAGAGCATTGAAAGGCGGGAAAGAG GATGGTATGATGTCATTGTTCTTCCAGCAAATGAGTGCAAGTGGACATTCAAGGAGGGTGATGTTGCAGTTCTCTCAACTCCAAGGCCTGGAACAG CAGTAAGATCCAAGAGGAACAACACCTCGTCATCaaatgaagatgatgaggaGCCTGATATCAATGGACGTGTGGCTGGTACTGTTAGAAGACACATCCCTTTGGATTCTCGTGATCCTCCTGGTGCaatccttcatttttttgttgGGGACTCTTATGATCCTCACAG CAAGGTTGATGAGGATCATATTTTGAGGAAACTTCAACCCAGAGGCACCTGGTATTTGACTGTCCTTGGTTCTCTTGCAACCACCCAGCGTGAGTATGTTGCGCTGCATGCATTTTGCCGTCTCAATTTACAG ATGCAAGCTGCAATCCTAAAGCCCAGTTCAGATCACTTCCCAAAATATGAGCAGCAGACCCCAGCCATGCCTGAATGCTTCACACAGAATTTTGTTGACCATTTGCGGAGGACATTCAATGGGCCACAGCTGGCTGCAATCCAATGGGCTGCCACGCATACTGCTGCGGGTACAAGTAGTGGGGTAACTAAGAGGCAAGAACCATGGCCCTTTACTCTTGTACAAGGACCTCCAGGGACAGGTAAGACGCATACTGTCTGGGGAATGCTAAACGTCATCCATCTGGTTCAGTATCAGCATTACTATACTTCTTTGCTTAAGAAACTGGCACCCCAGAGCTATAAACAAGCCAACGAAAGCAATTCTGACAATATTGCTTTGGGGTCAATTGATGAAGTTCTTCATAACATGGACCAGAATCTCTTCCGCTCCCTTTCAAAACTCTGTCCAAAGCCCAGGATGTTAGTTTGTGCTCCTTCTAATGCTGCAACTGATGAACTTCTTGCACGTGTTCTTGATCGTGGATTTATTGATGGTGAGATGAAAGTTTACCGGCCTGATGTGGCCAGAGTTGGGGTTGATTCGCAATCACGTGCTGCTCAGGCAGTTTCTGTTGAGCGGAGAACTGAGCAACTTTTAATCAAGAGCCGtgaagaaatttcaaaatgGATGCAAGAATTAAAAATCCAGGAAGCTTATTTCTCAGGACAAATTGCTGATCTTCAAAATAAGCTTAATTTTGCAGCCGTGGATGGTCGTTCCCAAGGATCTGTTGGTGTTGATCCTGATGTTCTTATGGCCAGGGACCAAAACCGAGATGCATTACTTCAGAACCTTGCGGCTGCTGTTGAAAGCAGGGATAAAGTTCTAGTTGAAATCTCTCGCCTTCTCATCTTAGAACCCAGGTTTCGTGCTGGTAGCAATTTTAATCTAGAAGAAGCCCGAGCTAGTCTCGAGGCAAGTTTTGCCAATGAGGCTGAGATTGTGTTCACTACTGTCTCAAGCAGTGGTCGCAAGTTGTTCTCTCGTCTTACTCATGGTTTTGATATGGTAGTTATTGATGAGGCTGCTCAAGCCAGCGAAGTTGCTGTTCTTCCTCCACTTGCACTTGGTGCTGCACGGTGTGTTCTTGTTGGCGATCCTCAGCAACTTCCTGCAACAGTTATCAGCAAGGCAGCTGGAACCTTGTTATACAGTAGAAGCCTTTTCGAAAGGTTTCAGCAAGCTGGATGCCCAACAATGTTATTATCCGTGCAATACAGGATGCATCCTCAAATCCGAGATTTCCCTTCACGGTACTTTTACCAAGGACGTCTCACTGACAGTGAAAGTGTTGCAACTTTACCAGATGAGACATACTACAAGGACCCTTTACTTAGACCTTATCTATTCTATGATGTTACTCATGGGCGGGAGTCACACAGAGGTGGATCGGTATCTTATCAGAACATACACGAAGCACAATTCTGTCTTCAGTTGTATGAGCATCTTCAGAAATCCATAAAATCCTTGGGCATGGGGAGAATCACGGTTGGCATAATCACTCCATATAAGCTGCAGTTAAAATGCCTCCAACAAGAGTTTTCATCTGTTTTAAAATCTGAAGAAGGGAaagatatctatattaataCTGTCGATGCTTTCCAAGGTCAGGAGCGTGATGTCATTATCATGTCTTGTGTCCGGGCCTCAAATCATGGTGTCGGTTTTGTAGCAGATATCCGCCGAATGAATGTTGCTCTTACACGTGCCAAGAGGGCTCTATGG GTCATGGGGAATGCTACTTCTCTCGTGCAATCAGATGACTGGTCTGCATTAGTTGCCGATGCTAAAGCAAGGAATTGTTACATGAATATGGACTCCCTCCccaaagatttttttgttttgaagggGACCCAGGGCAAAGGTTCTTCCAATGTAAGGGGTTTGAGGTTAGGTGGACCAAGACATAGATCTTTGGATATGCACATGGAATCCAGATCAGGGACACCATCAGAGGATGATGAGAATTCAGGTGCATCTGTGATTTCTAGGAATGGGAGTTGTGGTCCATTTAAGCCACCAATGGACAATTCGTTAGATGATTTTGATCAATCTGGTGATAGATCAAGAGATGCCTGGCAATATGGTATACAGAAGAAGCAAGGTTCCTCTGCAGTTGTAGGAAAGAGAGGCTCCTAG
- the LOC118030446 gene encoding 2,3-bisphosphoglycerate-dependent phosphoglycerate mutase 1: MATAVFHQALGTAQSHQHLQNSGSHLEFGNASLKLISKGFKVDIGLSRRGSYSSWKKKFGVIQASASQTSVVQPVSYPPNNSSDELRKKSSEAALILIRHGESLWNEKNLFTGCVDVPLTKKGVEEAIEAGKRISNIPVDMIYTSALIRAQMTAMLAMTQHRRKKVPIILHNENEQAREWSQIFSEDTKKQSIPVVTASQLNERMYGELQGLNKQETADRFGKEKVHEWRRSYDIPPPNGESLEMCAERAVAYFKDHIEPQLLSGKNVMIAAHGNSLRSIIMYLDKLTSQEVINLELSTGIPMLYILKGGKFIRRGSPAGPTEAGVYAYTRSLALYRQKLDDMLR; encoded by the exons ATGGCCACTGCTGTGTTTCACCAAGCCTTAGGGACCGCTCAGTCCCATCAACACCTCCAGAACTCCGGTTCTCATCTTGAGTTTGGCAATGCTTCGTTGAAACTGATATCTAAAGGTTTTAAGGTTGACATTGGACTCTCAAGAAGAGGGAGTTATAGTTCTTGGAAGAAGAAATTTGGTGTTATTCAAGCCTCGGCTTCTCAAACTTCAGTGGTTCAACCGGTTTCATATCCCCCAAATAACAGCTCTGATGAGTTACGAAAGAAATCAA GTGAAGCAGCTTTGATACTGATTAGGCATGGTGAGTCACTATGGAATGAAAAGAACCTCTTCACAGGCTGTGTTGATGTGCCATTGACAAAGAAGGGTGTGGAGGAGGCAATTGAAGCTGGTAAGAGAATCAGCAACATACCCGTCGACATGATATATACATCAGCCTTGATACGTGCGCAGATGACTGCCATGCTTGCCATGACTCAGCATCGTCGCAAAAAG GTTCCTATTATTTTACACAATGAGAATGAACAGGCAAGGGAATGGAGTCAAATTTTTAGTGAAGATACAAAAAAGCAATCAATCCCAGTTGTAACAGCTTCGCAATTAAATGAAAGAAT GTATGGTGAATTGCAGGGTCTCAATAAGCAGGAAACAGCAGATAGGTTTGGAAAGGAAAAGGTTCACGAGTGGCGGAGGAGTTATGACATACCTCCACCCAATGGCGAGAGTTTGGAAATGTGTGCTGAAAGAGCAGTTGCTTATTTCAAAGATCAC ATTGAGCCTCAACTTCTATCTGGGAAGAATGTGATGATTGCTGCCCATGGGAATTCACTGAGGTCCATCATAATGTACCTTGACAAATTAACTTCACAGGAG GTTATCAACTTAGAATTATCAACTGGAATACCAATGCTTTACATATTAAAAGGAGGGAAATTCATTAGGAGGGGAAGTCCTGCAGGACCAACTGAGGCTGGCGTGTATGCATATACTAGG AGTTTAGCTCTATATAGGCAGAAGTTAGATGATATGCTGCGTTAA